In Streptomyces violaceusniger Tu 4113, one DNA window encodes the following:
- a CDS encoding NAD(P)H-quinone dehydrogenase — translation MEHVTRIVIIGGGPGGYEAALVAAQLGSEVTVVDCDGLGGASVLTDCVPSKTLIATAEVMTTFDSSYEELGIIVADDTPPMEQAARVVGVDLGKVNRRVKRLALAQSHDITASVTRAGGRVLRGYGRVEPQQSLDGSRRVIVRAADGTEQTLVADAVLVATGAHPREIPDAKPDGERILNWTQVYDLDELPEELIVVGSGVTGAEFAGAYQALGSKVTLVSSRDRVLPGEDPDAAAVLEDVFRRRGMNVMSRSRAQAAKRVGDRVEVTLSDGRVISGTHCLMAVGSIPNTADMGLEEAGVKLAESGHILTDKVSRTSAPGIYAAGDCTGVLALASVAAMQGRIAMYHFLGDAVTPLNLKTVSANVFTDPEIATVGYSQADVDGGKIDARVVKLPLLRNPRAKMQGIRDGFVKIFCRPGTGIVVGGVVVAPRASELIHPMSLAVDNNLTVEQIAKAFTVYPSLSGSIAEVARQLHTRKTQEES, via the coding sequence ATGGAGCATGTGACTCGGATCGTGATCATTGGTGGCGGACCCGGCGGCTATGAGGCGGCGCTGGTCGCCGCGCAGCTCGGCTCGGAGGTGACCGTCGTCGATTGCGACGGTCTGGGCGGCGCGTCGGTGCTCACCGACTGCGTGCCGTCGAAGACGTTGATCGCCACCGCCGAGGTGATGACGACCTTCGACTCCTCCTATGAGGAGTTGGGGATCATCGTCGCCGACGACACTCCGCCGATGGAGCAGGCGGCCCGGGTGGTCGGGGTGGATCTCGGCAAGGTCAACCGCCGGGTGAAGCGGCTCGCGCTCGCCCAGTCGCACGACATCACGGCCTCGGTCACGCGGGCCGGCGGCCGGGTCTTGCGCGGGTACGGGCGGGTGGAGCCGCAGCAGTCGCTGGACGGCTCGCGGCGGGTGATCGTGCGGGCGGCGGACGGCACCGAGCAGACGCTGGTGGCGGACGCGGTGCTGGTGGCGACCGGTGCCCATCCGAGGGAGATCCCGGACGCGAAGCCGGACGGCGAGCGGATCCTGAACTGGACGCAGGTGTACGACCTGGACGAGCTCCCCGAGGAGCTGATCGTGGTCGGCTCCGGTGTCACGGGCGCGGAGTTCGCTGGTGCGTATCAGGCGCTGGGGTCGAAGGTCACGCTGGTCTCCAGCCGGGACCGGGTGCTGCCGGGCGAGGACCCGGACGCGGCGGCGGTGCTGGAGGACGTGTTCCGGCGCCGGGGGATGAATGTGATGTCCCGCTCGCGCGCGCAGGCGGCCAAGCGGGTGGGGGACCGGGTGGAGGTGACGCTCTCGGACGGGCGGGTCATCTCCGGTACCCACTGTCTGATGGCGGTCGGCTCGATCCCGAACACGGCGGACATGGGGCTGGAGGAGGCCGGGGTCAAGCTGGCCGAGTCGGGGCACATCCTGACCGACAAGGTCTCCCGGACCAGCGCGCCGGGCATCTACGCGGCCGGTGACTGCACCGGCGTGCTGGCGCTGGCGTCGGTGGCGGCGATGCAGGGCCGGATCGCGATGTACCACTTCTTGGGGGACGCGGTGACGCCGCTGAACCTGAAGACGGTTTCCGCGAACGTCTTCACCGACCCGGAGATCGCCACGGTCGGCTACTCGCAGGCGGACGTGGACGGCGGGAAGATCGACGCCCGGGTGGTGAAGCTGCCGCTGCTGCGCAATCCGCGGGCGAAGATGCAGGGCATCCGGGACGGCTTCGTCAAGATCTTCTGCCGTCCGGGCACCGGCATCGTGGTCGGCGGTGTGGTGGTCGCGCCGCGGGCGAGCGAGCTGATCCACCCGATGTCGCTGGCGGTCGACAACAACCTGACGGTGGAGCAGATCGCCAAGGCGTTCACGGTCTACCCCTCGCTGTCCGGTTCGATCGCCGAGGTGGCGCGGCAGTTGCACACCCGGAAGACTCAGGAAGAGTCGTAG
- a CDS encoding gamma-glutamylcyclotransferase, with protein MSLYAAYAGNLDARLMSRRAPHSPLRGTGWLNGWRLTFGGEQMGWEGALATIVEAPRSQVFVALYDIAPMDEDSMDRWEGVGLDIYRRMRIRVHTLDGDEPAWLYVLNGYEGGLPSARYLGEIADAAESAGAPHDYVMELRKRPC; from the coding sequence ATGTCGCTCTACGCCGCGTACGCCGGCAACCTCGACGCGCGGCTGATGTCCCGCCGCGCACCGCACTCCCCGCTGCGCGGAACGGGCTGGCTGAACGGCTGGCGGCTCACCTTCGGCGGAGAGCAGATGGGCTGGGAAGGCGCCCTCGCCACCATCGTGGAGGCCCCGCGCTCCCAGGTCTTCGTCGCCCTCTACGACATCGCGCCCATGGACGAGGACTCCATGGACCGCTGGGAGGGCGTCGGCCTCGACATCTACCGCCGGATGCGGATCCGCGTCCACACCCTGGACGGCGACGAACCCGCCTGGCTCTACGTCCTCAACGGCTACGAGGGCGGCCTGCCCTCGGCCCGCTACCTCGGCGAAATCGCCGACGCGGCGGAATCCGCGGGCGCGCCGCACGACTATGTGATGGAGCTGCGGAAGCGCCCCTGCTGA